AGGCGGAAAAGATTGCCGGCACGGCCGACGCCGTTGTCGTTGGCTCGGCAGTGGTGGCGAAGATCGAAGCGGGGCTTGCATCAAACGCGTCCCAGGCGGAGGTGGTCGCCGCCGTTCTTCATTTTGTTACGGAACTGTCCGATGGCGTGCGCCGCGCCGTTCATAAACCAAAACCATCCGTTTCCAGAAAGGGCGTTGCATGAATTGGTTGCGTAACTTTGTTCGTCCCAAAATTCGGGCCATCGTTCGCAAGCGCGACGTGCCGGAAAATCTTTGGGAAATCTGTCCCGATTGCGGGCAGATGATTTTTCACCGTGAATTGGAAGCGAATTTACGGGTTTGTCCGGAATGCGGCTTCCACATGCGGCTTTCGGCGACGGCGCGGCTGGCCCTGCTTTTCGACGGGGGGGAATATCAGCGGGTTGAACTGCCAGACGTGCCTGCGGATCCACTGAAATTCCGCGACAAGCGGCGTTACGCGGAGCGTTTAAAGGACGCGCGCACCAAGACCGGTGAGGCGGACGCGATCCTTGTGGCCCACGGGAAAATCGGCGGGATTCATACCGTTGTTGCTGCCTTTAATTTTGCCTTTATGGGTGGGTCCATGGGCATGGCCGTCGGTGAGGGCATCGTGACGGCAGCGCGGCTTGCCCTGCTCCAGGAATCGCCGTTTGTCATCATTCCCGCTTCCGGCGGCGCGCGCATGCAGGAAGGCGTGCTGTCCCTGATGCAGATGGCGCGCACAACGGTGGTTATTCAGGAAATCAAGGAGGCGGGCCTGCCCTATATCGTCCTTTTGACGAACCCGACGACCGGCGGCGTTACGGCATCTTTTGCCATGCTTGGCGATCTAGCCATTGCCGAGCCGGGTGCCATCATCGGCTTTGCCGGCGCGCGTGTGATTGAAACAACGATTCGCGAATCCCTGCCGGAGGGGTTTCAGCGCGCGGAATACCTTCTTCAGCACGGGATGATTGACATGGTGGTGCCGCGCTCAGAGCTTCGCGATACCCTGGCGCGTATTTTAGGGCTGCTGCGCAATCGCGACCCGGCGGGTGAAATCGTTCCCATCGCGCAGCCTTCGGTAGCGCCACCCCGTCCGGACTGATCGTCCATGTCGTTTCGCAGATTCCCGTGACGCTGATGGTGGACCCGATTCTCGAACGATTGTCGGCACTTCACCCAAAGGCGATTGACCTTTCGCTTGACCGGATCGAACGCCTGTTGGCGGCACTTGGCAACCCGCAGGCAGCACTTCCACCGGTTGTTCACGTGGCGGGTACAAACGGCAAGGGGTCGGTCATTGCCTTCTTGCGGGCGATTTTCGAGGCCGCCGGCTATCGCGTCCATGCCTATATTTCGCCCCACCTTGTTCGTTTCAACGAGCGCATTCGCTTAAGCGGGCGGCTGATTGATGAGGCGGCTCTGGCCCGTCTGCTTGCGCGCTGCGAGGCGGCGAATGAGAAGAAAGCGATTACCTTTTTTGAAATCACGACCGCCGCTGCCTTTCTGGCTTTTGCGGAAGCGCGTGCGGCGGGTGATGTGCTGTTGCTTGAGACGGGGCTTGGCGGGCGACTGGACGCGACGAATTTGGTCGCCAGGCCACTTCTGTCCGTGTTGACGCCAATTGCAATGGACCACACGCAATTTCTGGGGCCTTCTCTTGAGGGGATTGCAGCCGAGAAGGCGGCGATTTTGAAGCCAGGCGTGCCGGCCATCATCGGTCCACAGCGGCGCGCGGCGGCGGCGGTTATCAAAGCGCGGGCGCAGGCAATTCATGCGCCGCTTTTCCGGGCGGGACAGGAATGGTCGATTGCCGTCACCGGAGAAGGGATGGAATATCGCGACGGAATGGGTGCAATCCCGCTTCCCTTGCCGGCCCTTGCCGGGGACCACCAGATTGAAAATGCCGGCATTGCCGTGGCGGCGGCACGCGCGTGCGTGGCCCGCGAGTGCGTGGCCCGCAGTTGTATGGTTCACGGCGATACCGGCGGCAGTGCGGTGCACGACGGTGCGGTGCGCGTTGGGGCCGATTTTTCGATTTCCAACGCGGCCCTGGCCGAAGGCTTGCAAAAGGTCCGCTGGCCAGCGCGTTTGCAGCGCCTTTTGCGTGGGCCGTTGCTTGCCCTGCTGCCGCCAGGGGCCGAACTTTGGATCGATGGCGGGCACAATGCCCATGCGGGCGCGGCGCTTGGCCGTTGGGCGGGGGCACAACCGTACCCCCTTTCCCTTGTCGTCGGCATGATGGCAACGAAAGACCCGGAGGCCTTTCTGAAGCCTCTGGCACCCTATGTGGACGTGTTTTGCGCGGTGCCCATCGCCGGCAGCAGTGCGGCGGCGCTTTCTCCGGCGGCACTGGTTGCCGCAGCAAGGCGTGTGGGGATCGAGAAGGCCTTTGCCGCCGATGACCCCGGGTCGGCGATCCGCCGCGTCGTTGCGGCCGGTTCCCCCCCGGCACCCCGGGTTCTGATGGCCGGCTCCCTTTACCTTGCCGGTGAGGTGCTTGGGCCTGAATTTCCGCCCGACCCCCTGTCCTAGAGCGATTCTTGGCGTTACAATGCCGGGCAATGAGTGATATCGCCTATGCCCGCAAGGCCGCTGGCCTCGACCCGAAGAAGTTTGATGACCCGGATCGCACCGCCGACGGCACGTCACGGGCGGTCGTGGCGTTTTCCGGGCTTGAGACGCTGTGGTTCAATACCGGAACCCTCTGCAACCTGACCTGCACCCATTGCTATATGGAATCGAGCCCGACAAATGATCGGCTGGTTTACCTGACAATGGGCGACGTGGCGGCCTATCTCGACGAGATTGTGGCGTCGTGGCTGGCGACAAAGGAAATCGGTTTTACCGGCGGCGAACCTTTCCTCAACCCGGATATTCTCGAGATGTTGCGCGCCGCGCTTGCCGCCGGGTTCCGCGTGCTTGTGCTGACAAATGCCATGCGCCCGATGCAGCGACATAAAAAGGCTCTGATCGCGTTGCAGGAAACCTATGGATCGAAACTCGTTGTTCGCGTTTCGATGGATCACTATGGCAAGGCGTTCCATGACAAGGAGCGCGGTGACGGCACGTGGGAAAAAACCCTCGACGGTCTCAAATGGCTTAGCCGTTCCGGCTTTACCATTCATGTTGCCGGGCGCACCTGTTGGGGCGAGACGACTGACATTTTGCGGGAAGGCTATGGCCGTCTTTTCCGGGCCCATGGCATCGATGTTGATGCGGCCTGTGCGGACGCCCTTGTCCTTTTTCCGGAAATGGACATGGACGAGGACGTGCCGGAGATCACCGAAGCCTGTTGGGACCGTCTTGGTGTTGCCCCTGGCGATATCATGTGCGCGACCTCGCGCATGGTTGTGAAACGAAAAGGGGCGGCCCACCCGGTTGTGCAGGCGTGCACGCTGATCGCCCATGACGCCGTTTTCGAAATGGGGCGTAGCCTTCAGGCTGCTGCGTCCCCGGTAAAGCTGAACCACCCCCATTGCGCGCGTTTCTGTGTTCTCGGCGGCGCCTCGTGCAGCCGCGTTTCTTAAGGCCGGAGGTGTTTTCTTCGGCCTGGACGTGTTTTTTGCCGGTTAAGGTCCCTTGACGAAAAGGCGGGGGGTTTTTATGGTTCGTCTCCCGTGGTGATTTGTTTGACCGGCTTGCGGCCACGGAAAAGAAACCGCTAAAAGGTCCGTGTGGGAACGCCCCTGATCCAATCATCCCTGATCTGAAGGTCAGGGGTTTGCCAGGCTCCCGCCGCTCCTGTGCCGTAAGGGTCTGTGCCGCAAGGGTCTGTATGTTGCAAGGTTCTGTGCCGCAAGGTTCAAGGAGAACGTCAATGGTGGAACGAAAATCCAATCAGGAAAACTGGCGGACCAGCACAAAACTGGTCCGTGGCGGGCAGGTGCGCTCGCAGTTTCAGGAAACCTCCGAGGCGCTGTTTCTTACCTCCGGCTATGTTTATGACGAGGCGGCGCAGGCGGAGCTTGCCTTTAAGGGCGAGCTGGACCGCTACGTCTATTCCCGCTTCAAAAATCCAACCGTTGCCATGTTTGAAGAGCGGATGGCCCTTCTGGAGGGGGCCGAGATTTGCCACGGGACGGCAACGGGGATGGCGGCCGTTTTTGCAACCTTGTCTGGCTATTTATGTGCCGGCGACCGGCTGGTTGTTTCGCGCGCGCTTTTTGGTTCCTGCCGTTACGTAGCCTGTGAGGTGATGCCGCGTTATGGCATCAAAGTTACCGTCGTCGATGGCACGGATCTGGATCAGTGGCGCGATGCGCTTTCCCGTGAAACGAAGATGGTGTTTATCGAATCGCCCTCCAACCCAACCCTTGAAATAATCGACATTCCGGCCGTGGCCGAGCTTGCCCATAAGGCGGGCGCGAAGCTTGTCGTCGACAATGTGTTTGCAACACCTGTTCTGCAATCGCCGTTCACGCTTGGCGCCGACATCGTCGTTTATTCCGCCACGAAACATATCGATGGCCAGGGGCGGTGCATGGGCGGGGCCATTCTGTGCGATGCGGAATTTTCCGAGGAAAATTACGTGCGTTTTCTGCGCAACACCGGCCCGGCGTTAAGCCCGTTTAATGCGTGGGTCTTGCTGAAGGGGTTGGAGACTCTGGCCCTTCGGGTTGAAAAACATTGTGCGAATGCAGCCGCGCTGGCGATCTTTCTGGAAAAGCAAAAGACGGTGCCAAAGCTTTTCTATCCAGGTTTGGCCAGCCATCCACAGCACGCGCTTGCAAAAGCGCAGATGCGCGATTTCGGCACGGTTATCGCCTTTGAGGTCGATGGCGGGAAAAAAGAGGCGTTCCGTTTTCTCGATGCGCTCAAGCTGATCGACATTTCCAACAACCTTGGGGATACGAAAAGCCTGATTACCCATCCGGCAACGACGACACATCAGAGCGTTGATGAGGCGGAGCGTCTTCGCATGGGGATCGGGGAAAACCTGATCCGGATATCCGTTGGCCTGGAAGACGTGGAAGATTTGAAGGAAGACCTGGCCCAGGCTTTTAAGGCGCTTTAGAAAATTCAGGGCGCGCAAAAGGGCATTTGGGTCCTCCCTATGCTGGACATCACCGGCGCGCGCCGTAGAATGGGGGTGCCGGAAGCGGGCGTGAACATTTCAGGAACAAAAACGCGAACGTAGAGCGCAGAATGTACAAGGAAATCACCAACTCAATCGAAGTGACGGTCGAACCCGTCTATCTTGAGGACCAATCGGCACCGGATGAGCACCATTTTGTCTGGGCCTATCGGGTTCGTATTGAGAATTTGGGCGACAAAACCGTCCAATTGGTGAACCGGTATTGGCGTATAACGGATGCGGATGGACGGGTTCAGGAAGTGCATGGCGCCGGGGTTGTTGGCGAACAGCCGATTTTGTCTCCGGGGGAGGCGTTCGAATATACGAGTGGTACGCCACTGCGTACGTCAAGCGGGATCATGGTAGGGTCTTACGAAATGGAATTGGAAAATGGGGACTCTTTTGATATCGCCATTCCGCCTTTCTCACTGGATTCGCCGAATGAAAATGCCTTGCTGCATTAACGTTGATCCGACCCTCAGCCTCCATTTCAAAATAGAATAAAGGAAGACGCCATCATGAGTTCGAAGTCGGCGACCCCT
The window above is part of the Rhodospirillaceae bacterium genome. Proteins encoded here:
- a CDS encoding radical SAM protein, translating into MSDIAYARKAAGLDPKKFDDPDRTADGTSRAVVAFSGLETLWFNTGTLCNLTCTHCYMESSPTNDRLVYLTMGDVAAYLDEIVASWLATKEIGFTGGEPFLNPDILEMLRAALAAGFRVLVLTNAMRPMQRHKKALIALQETYGSKLVVRVSMDHYGKAFHDKERGDGTWEKTLDGLKWLSRSGFTIHVAGRTCWGETTDILREGYGRLFRAHGIDVDAACADALVLFPEMDMDEDVPEITEACWDRLGVAPGDIMCATSRMVVKRKGAAHPVVQACTLIAHDAVFEMGRSLQAAASPVKLNHPHCARFCVLGGASCSRVS
- a CDS encoding bifunctional folylpolyglutamate synthase/dihydrofolate synthase, with the protein product MVDPILERLSALHPKAIDLSLDRIERLLAALGNPQAALPPVVHVAGTNGKGSVIAFLRAIFEAAGYRVHAYISPHLVRFNERIRLSGRLIDEAALARLLARCEAANEKKAITFFEITTAAAFLAFAEARAAGDVLLLETGLGGRLDATNLVARPLLSVLTPIAMDHTQFLGPSLEGIAAEKAAILKPGVPAIIGPQRRAAAAVIKARAQAIHAPLFRAGQEWSIAVTGEGMEYRDGMGAIPLPLPALAGDHQIENAGIAVAAARACVARECVARSCMVHGDTGGSAVHDGAVRVGADFSISNAALAEGLQKVRWPARLQRLLRGPLLALLPPGAELWIDGGHNAHAGAALGRWAGAQPYPLSLVVGMMATKDPEAFLKPLAPYVDVFCAVPIAGSSAAALSPAALVAAARRVGIEKAFAADDPGSAIRRVVAAGSPPAPRVLMAGSLYLAGEVLGPEFPPDPLS
- a CDS encoding Co2+/Mg2+ efflux protein ApaG; its protein translation is MYKEITNSIEVTVEPVYLEDQSAPDEHHFVWAYRVRIENLGDKTVQLVNRYWRITDADGRVQEVHGAGVVGEQPILSPGEAFEYTSGTPLRTSSGIMVGSYEMELENGDSFDIAIPPFSLDSPNENALLH
- the metZ gene encoding O-succinylhomoserine sulfhydrylase, producing the protein MVERKSNQENWRTSTKLVRGGQVRSQFQETSEALFLTSGYVYDEAAQAELAFKGELDRYVYSRFKNPTVAMFEERMALLEGAEICHGTATGMAAVFATLSGYLCAGDRLVVSRALFGSCRYVACEVMPRYGIKVTVVDGTDLDQWRDALSRETKMVFIESPSNPTLEIIDIPAVAELAHKAGAKLVVDNVFATPVLQSPFTLGADIVVYSATKHIDGQGRCMGGAILCDAEFSEENYVRFLRNTGPALSPFNAWVLLKGLETLALRVEKHCANAAALAIFLEKQKTVPKLFYPGLASHPQHALAKAQMRDFGTVIAFEVDGGKKEAFRFLDALKLIDISNNLGDTKSLITHPATTTHQSVDEAERLRMGIGENLIRISVGLEDVEDLKEDLAQAFKAL
- a CDS encoding acetyl-CoA carboxylase carboxyl transferase subunit beta, with the translated sequence MNWLRNFVRPKIRAIVRKRDVPENLWEICPDCGQMIFHRELEANLRVCPECGFHMRLSATARLALLFDGGEYQRVELPDVPADPLKFRDKRRYAERLKDARTKTGEADAILVAHGKIGGIHTVVAAFNFAFMGGSMGMAVGEGIVTAARLALLQESPFVIIPASGGARMQEGVLSLMQMARTTVVIQEIKEAGLPYIVLLTNPTTGGVTASFAMLGDLAIAEPGAIIGFAGARVIETTIRESLPEGFQRAEYLLQHGMIDMVVPRSELRDTLARILGLLRNRDPAGEIVPIAQPSVAPPRPD